One region of Chryseobacterium muglaense genomic DNA includes:
- a CDS encoding type II toxin-antitoxin system ParD family antitoxin, whose product MNVSFTKKQTEYISEQVESGDFQNASEVVRDALRLHEIYRHRLIQDLKAEIEKGWNDKSSSRSVKDIIQAKKQKKDSNV is encoded by the coding sequence ATGAATGTTAGTTTCACGAAAAAACAAACTGAATATATCTCAGAACAGGTTGAGTCTGGAGATTTTCAAAATGCAAGCGAAGTTGTACGTGACGCATTAAGACTTCACGAAATTTATCGTCATCGACTAATTCAAGATTTAAAAGCTGAAATAGAAAAAGGCTGGAATGACAAATCGAGTTCCCGTTCTGTAAAAGATATTATCCAAGCCAAGAAGCAAAAGAAAGATAGCAATGTCTAA
- a CDS encoding putative DNA modification/repair radical SAM protein, whose product MNFDRVKEKLEILADAAKYDVSCSSSGGKRKNNGGLGDSSASGICHTYTEDGRCVSLLKILLTNHCIYDCIYCVSRKSNDIKRAAFTVEEVVDLTISFYRRNYIEGLFLSSGIFKDADTTMERLVRVAKKLRTEHNFNGYIHLKSIPGASDDLMNEAALYADRLSVNLEIPTESGLKLLAPDKNREDMLQPMRIVQKGIQQYKDEKKIIRSTPKFAPAGQSTQMIVGATNENDLQIIKVADHFYKNYGMKRVYYSGYIPVTVDNRLPAITAEVPVLRENRLYQSDWLMRFYGFKADEILDFNMPFLDLEVDPKLSWALRHLDQFPVNLQTAEYKMILRIPGIGVKTAQKIVSARKFQVLNIDHLKKLGAAVNRAKYFIDFTYGNPFLKHLTDLNLRKLIIGGSQSKFQNQFSQQLTLF is encoded by the coding sequence ATGAATTTCGACCGTGTAAAAGAGAAGCTTGAAATACTTGCAGATGCTGCTAAGTATGATGTTTCGTGCTCATCAAGCGGTGGAAAGAGAAAAAATAACGGCGGTTTAGGCGACAGTTCAGCAAGTGGAATTTGTCACACTTATACTGAAGATGGGCGTTGTGTTTCGCTTCTTAAAATTCTTCTAACCAATCATTGTATTTACGATTGTATTTATTGTGTTTCCAGAAAATCGAATGATATTAAACGTGCTGCTTTTACGGTGGAAGAAGTGGTTGATTTAACGATTAGTTTTTACCGCAGAAATTATATTGAAGGTTTATTTTTAAGTTCCGGAATTTTCAAAGACGCCGATACCACAATGGAACGTTTGGTGCGTGTTGCAAAAAAACTGAGAACCGAACACAATTTCAACGGATATATTCATTTGAAATCAATTCCGGGAGCAAGTGATGATTTGATGAATGAAGCAGCTCTTTACGCAGACCGATTATCTGTCAACCTTGAAATTCCGACAGAATCTGGGTTAAAATTATTGGCTCCCGATAAAAATCGTGAAGATATGCTTCAGCCGATGAGAATTGTTCAGAAAGGAATTCAACAATATAAAGACGAAAAGAAAATTATCCGAAGTACTCCGAAATTTGCTCCGGCTGGTCAATCGACACAAATGATTGTGGGAGCAACCAATGAAAACGATTTACAAATTATAAAAGTCGCGGATCATTTTTACAAAAATTATGGAATGAAGCGGGTTTATTATTCCGGTTACATTCCGGTTACCGTTGATAATCGTTTGCCCGCAATTACTGCGGAAGTTCCTGTTTTACGGGAAAACCGTTTGTATCAATCAGATTGGCTGATGCGTTTTTATGGTTTTAAAGCAGATGAAATTTTAGATTTTAATATGCCATTTTTAGATTTGGAAGTCGACCCAAAATTAAGTTGGGCTTTGCGACATCTGGATCAGTTTCCTGTCAATCTTCAAACTGCAGAGTATAAAATGATTCTCAGAATTCCGGGAATTGGCGTAAAAACTGCACAGAAAATTGTAAGTGCAAGAAAATTCCAGGTTTTGAATATCGATCATCTTAAAAAATTAGGAGCCGCCGTAAATCGTGCTAAATATTTCATCGACTTTACTTATGGAAATCCGTTTTTAAAACATTTGACTGATTTAAATTTAAGGAAGTTGATTATTGGCGGAAGTCAGTCGAAATTTCAGAATCAGTTTTCTCAGCAATTGACACTTTTTTAA
- a CDS encoding hydroxymethylglutaryl-CoA reductase, degradative, giving the protein MSEIVKLTITYKKTNILHMNHKPVEGFSKLTKQGKIDWLVNEYLEGNQDYQNILNQYWNENADLQKLHDEFSENTISNFYMPYGIAPNFLINGKLFALPMAVEESSVVAAASKAAKFWIDKGGFKTTIINTEKLGHTHFIIDVESHKLQHFFNFNLKKKLFEATEAITANMRNRGGGILDIKLIDKTSEMPNYYQLKASFDTVDSMGANFINSCLEQFGKTLKQEIVISEDFTQEEKNSLQIVMNILSNFTPDCVVRAEVSCKIEDLKDDSGISNEEFARKFKQAVTIAEIEPFRATTHNKGIMNGVDAVVIATGNDFRATEACAHAYAAKDGKYSSLTHCTIDNGIFRFWIDLPISVGVVGGLTNLHPLVKFSLALLGKPSAQELMSILAVSGLAQNFGALRSLVTTGIQKGHMKMHLLNILNQMGATEEEKQHFVTYFKDKTVTHHEVINEFNRLREK; this is encoded by the coding sequence ATGAGTGAAATCGTAAAACTTACGATAACATATAAAAAAACAAACATTCTCCATATGAATCATAAACCGGTAGAAGGTTTTTCTAAATTAACCAAACAGGGAAAGATTGACTGGCTAGTTAACGAATATCTCGAAGGAAACCAGGATTATCAAAATATACTTAATCAATATTGGAACGAAAATGCAGATTTACAGAAACTTCATGATGAGTTTTCTGAAAATACAATTTCCAATTTTTATATGCCTTACGGTATTGCGCCTAATTTTTTAATCAATGGGAAATTATTTGCTTTGCCAATGGCGGTGGAAGAAAGTTCAGTCGTTGCGGCAGCTTCAAAAGCAGCAAAATTCTGGATTGATAAAGGTGGTTTTAAAACAACGATTATCAACACCGAAAAATTAGGACATACGCATTTTATCATCGATGTTGAATCTCACAAACTGCAGCATTTTTTTAATTTCAATTTAAAGAAAAAACTGTTTGAGGCAACAGAAGCGATTACGGCAAACATGAGAAATCGTGGTGGCGGAATTTTAGACATAAAATTGATTGACAAAACTTCCGAAATGCCCAATTATTATCAGCTGAAAGCAAGTTTTGATACGGTAGATTCTATGGGAGCTAACTTTATCAATTCGTGTCTGGAGCAGTTTGGGAAAACGTTGAAACAGGAAATTGTAATCAGTGAAGATTTTACTCAGGAAGAGAAAAATTCTTTACAGATTGTGATGAATATTCTTTCCAATTTCACGCCTGATTGTGTAGTGAGAGCAGAAGTTTCGTGTAAAATTGAAGATTTAAAAGACGACAGCGGAATTTCAAACGAAGAATTTGCAAGAAAATTTAAACAGGCGGTTACGATTGCTGAAATTGAACCTTTCCGTGCTACAACTCATAATAAAGGAATTATGAATGGTGTTGATGCAGTAGTTATTGCAACCGGAAATGATTTCAGAGCAACGGAAGCTTGTGCGCATGCGTATGCTGCAAAAGATGGGAAATACTCTTCGCTAACGCATTGTACAATTGATAACGGAATTTTCAGATTTTGGATTGATTTGCCAATTTCGGTTGGAGTTGTGGGTGGTTTGACGAATCTTCATCCTTTGGTAAAATTCTCTTTAGCGCTTCTTGGAAAGCCTTCTGCTCAGGAATTGATGAGTATTTTGGCGGTTTCAGGTTTGGCTCAGAATTTTGGAGCGCTTCGTTCTTTAGTAACGACAGGAATTCAAAAAGGCCACATGAAAATGCATTTGCTGAATATTTTAAATCAAATGGGCGCAACGGAAGAAGAGAAACAGCATTTTGTTACTTATTTTAAAGATAAAACGGTGACGCATCACGAAGTTATCAATGAATTTAATAGGTTAAGAGAAAAATAA
- a CDS encoding DUF423 domain-containing protein, producing the protein MKTITLVFGAAYGMLSVILGAFGAHALKKILSVERLESFETGVRYQMYAAFFLLITGYILKFDTSSQKWISILMIAGTILFSFSIYMLSMQDYWGMNLKFLGPITPLGGLFMILAWLMLIFYFVKNKI; encoded by the coding sequence ATGAAAACAATTACTTTAGTCTTCGGTGCCGCTTACGGTATGTTATCCGTTATTTTAGGTGCTTTTGGAGCGCACGCGTTAAAGAAAATATTATCTGTAGAAAGACTGGAAAGTTTTGAAACAGGAGTAAGATATCAGATGTACGCCGCTTTCTTTTTGCTGATTACTGGATATATTTTAAAATTTGACACGTCTTCTCAAAAATGGATTTCTATTTTGATGATTGCAGGAACAATCCTATTTTCTTTCAGTATATATATGCTCAGTATGCAGGATTATTGGGGGATGAATCTTAAATTTTTAGGACCAATTACGCCACTTGGTGGTTTGTTTATGATTTTAGCTTGGTTAATGCTGATTTTTTATTTTGTTAAGAACAAAATTTAA
- a CDS encoding chloride channel protein — MKINRRRRLIRTFNLLDQPIKFNPFVFSRTFFMWAITGLVGGIIAGLYWIVLEHFTEFLHQFQGWMVIPTMAISGLLAGLVIHFIGDPGEIHLIVNNIRFNKGKLEPKNNPSMILSSLFCVASGGSLGPEAPLVQVTGSTGTYLGKLFRLKGEELRSLSIAGMASGFTALFGAPLGGSLFSLEILHHKHAVEYYKAIIPALVASCFSYLMFALIIHLGIGATWDLKAYHYTGVYDFAYATAFGIVGTLFGWIFIFVVKFFKKVFEYRNFPIYIKTLVGGFLLGIIAFYFPLTRYFGHHEVNELINGDFTLNFLIIILVFKILAIAITVTSGWRGGFIIPLFFVGTTLGLIIHQLFPTVDTTLAIVSCMAAINACVTRTPMSTTIILGTLTGFTYFVPILFASLTGYFLAPKIPFIGSQSHQLLDE; from the coding sequence ATGAAAATCAACAGAAGACGCCGCTTAATACGAACTTTTAACCTTCTGGATCAACCTATAAAGTTTAATCCTTTCGTATTCAGCCGTACTTTTTTTATGTGGGCAATTACAGGTTTGGTCGGCGGAATTATAGCCGGATTATACTGGATTGTTCTGGAGCATTTCACTGAGTTTTTGCATCAGTTTCAAGGTTGGATGGTGATTCCAACAATGGCAATTTCCGGTCTTTTGGCGGGTTTGGTTATCCATTTTATTGGTGATCCTGGAGAAATTCATTTAATTGTCAATAACATCAGATTTAATAAAGGAAAGTTAGAACCGAAAAATAATCCTTCCATGATTTTGTCTTCACTTTTTTGTGTGGCATCGGGTGGAAGTTTAGGTCCTGAAGCACCTTTGGTTCAGGTTACAGGCTCTACCGGAACGTATTTAGGGAAACTATTCAGGTTGAAAGGTGAAGAATTACGCTCTTTAAGTATTGCCGGAATGGCTTCCGGTTTTACCGCACTTTTCGGTGCTCCGCTTGGAGGAAGTTTATTTTCTCTTGAAATTCTGCATCACAAACATGCGGTTGAATATTATAAAGCAATCATTCCTGCTTTGGTGGCGAGCTGTTTCAGTTATCTGATGTTTGCTTTGATTATCCATTTGGGAATCGGTGCTACTTGGGATTTGAAAGCGTATCATTACACCGGAGTTTACGATTTTGCCTATGCAACTGCTTTCGGAATTGTAGGAACTTTATTTGGCTGGATTTTTATTTTTGTCGTTAAATTCTTCAAAAAAGTTTTTGAATACAGAAATTTTCCAATTTACATTAAAACTTTAGTCGGAGGGTTTTTATTAGGAATAATTGCATTCTATTTTCCGTTAACAAGATATTTCGGTCATCATGAAGTAAATGAATTGATTAATGGAGATTTTACCTTGAATTTTTTAATTATCATTTTAGTTTTCAAAATTTTAGCCATTGCAATTACTGTAACTTCAGGATGGAGAGGTGGTTTTATTATTCCTCTTTTCTTTGTGGGGACAACTTTAGGGTTGATTATTCATCAATTATTTCCTACAGTTGATACCACTTTAGCAATTGTAAGTTGTATGGCCGCAATCAATGCATGTGTAACGAGAACGCCAATGAGTACAACCATTATTTTGGGAACCTTAACTGGTTTTACTTATTTTGTTCCGATACTTTTTGCAAGTTTAACGGGATATTTCTTAGCTCCGAAAATTCCATTTATAGGTTCGCAATCGCATCAGCTTTTAGATGAATGA
- a CDS encoding acyltransferase family protein, translating to MNIYHLFSKELNSNRVFGLDLLRAIAILLVVSSHGNYFFSKKMMDYYRFIDFDGVSLFFVLSGFLIGVILIKQLENQPASFKLLLNFWVRRWFRTLPTYFLILLTLTILNKIFNPFFTFSSVQKYYYFFQNLYFYEIDGFFPESWSLSVEEWFYLLVPVLIFSLLYFFKTPKRVILFVIIFIISLVFFIRYLGHLKIVLFSPKLVITRLDAIMYGVFGAYVYFYHQKYWKMRPKTLFVLGLFLFAVDRYVEMSSTVDLFNCYFECSIAPIGTLLLLPFLSDLKKPNFKILNWVTIISTISYSMYLINMSLVRDFIIVNLPWTGSEIYHDLVKIINYTLYWGITISLSIIIYLFFEHPITNLRDKISLHRFEK from the coding sequence TTGAATATTTATCATCTGTTTTCGAAAGAATTGAATTCAAATAGAGTTTTTGGACTCGATCTTTTAAGGGCAATAGCTATACTTTTGGTTGTAAGCTCACATGGAAATTATTTTTTTTCAAAAAAAATGATGGACTATTATAGATTTATAGATTTTGATGGTGTTTCGCTTTTTTTTGTATTAAGTGGTTTTCTAATTGGAGTTATTTTAATTAAGCAATTAGAGAATCAGCCAGCTAGTTTTAAATTGCTATTAAATTTTTGGGTTCGAAGATGGTTTAGAACATTACCTACTTATTTCCTTATTTTATTAACGTTAACCATTTTAAATAAAATATTTAATCCTTTTTTTACTTTCAGTTCAGTTCAAAAATATTATTATTTTTTTCAAAATTTATATTTTTATGAAATTGATGGTTTTTTTCCAGAATCTTGGAGCTTATCGGTAGAAGAATGGTTTTATTTATTAGTTCCGGTATTAATTTTTAGTTTGCTTTATTTTTTTAAAACCCCAAAGAGAGTTATACTCTTTGTTATAATATTTATTATTTCTTTAGTTTTTTTTATAAGATATTTAGGACATTTGAAAATTGTTTTATTTAGTCCAAAGCTTGTTATTACACGTTTAGATGCTATAATGTATGGTGTTTTTGGGGCGTATGTTTATTTTTATCATCAAAAATATTGGAAAATGAGACCCAAAACGTTATTTGTTTTAGGGCTTTTCTTATTTGCGGTTGATAGATATGTAGAAATGTCTTCAACGGTAGATTTGTTTAATTGTTATTTTGAATGCAGTATAGCACCCATCGGAACTTTATTGCTTCTTCCTTTTCTTTCAGATTTGAAGAAGCCAAATTTTAAAATATTAAACTGGGTTACGATTATCAGTACTATATCTTATTCGATGTACCTTATAAATATGTCTCTTGTAAGAGATTTTATTATTGTGAATTTACCATGGACTGGGTCTGAGATCTATCATGATTTAGTGAAGATAATAAATTATACTTTATACTGGGGAATAACTATTTCTCTGTCTATAATCATTTATCTTTTTTTTGAACATCCTATTACTAATCTTCGAGACAAAATAAGCTTACATAGATTTGAAAAATAA
- the sucC gene encoding ADP-forming succinate--CoA ligase subunit beta, protein MNLHEYQSKEILSKYGVAIQRGHVANTVEEAVAAAEKLTAETGAQAWVVKAQIHAGGRGKGGGVKFSPNMDKLKENATNILGMQLITPQTSAEGKLVNSVLVAEDVYYPGESETKEFYVSILLDRAEGKNTIVYSTEGGMDIEHVAEVTPHLIHNELIDATLGLQGFQARKIAFNLGLEGNAFKEFTKFISSLYNAYVGIDASLFEINPVLKTSDNKIIAVDAKVTLDGNSLFRHKDLAELRDTREEDPLDVEAGEAGLNFVKLDGNVACMVNGAGLAMATMDIIKLSGGNPANFLDVGGTADAARVQTAFEIVLRDPNVKAILINIFGGIVRCDRVAQGVVDAYKAMGSLPVPLIVRLQGTNAVEAKKLIDESGLPVHSAITLEEAANKVKEVLA, encoded by the coding sequence ATGAATCTTCACGAGTATCAATCAAAAGAGATTTTATCAAAGTATGGTGTTGCTATCCAACGCGGTCACGTGGCAAATACTGTTGAGGAAGCAGTAGCTGCTGCTGAAAAATTAACTGCTGAAACCGGAGCTCAGGCTTGGGTTGTAAAAGCACAAATTCACGCAGGTGGTCGTGGTAAAGGTGGCGGTGTAAAGTTCTCTCCAAACATGGATAAGCTTAAAGAAAATGCTACCAATATCTTAGGAATGCAATTGATTACACCTCAGACTTCTGCTGAAGGTAAATTGGTAAATTCTGTGTTGGTTGCTGAGGATGTATATTATCCTGGAGAATCTGAAACTAAAGAATTTTATGTTTCTATCCTTTTAGACAGAGCTGAAGGTAAAAATACAATCGTATATTCTACTGAAGGTGGTATGGATATTGAGCACGTTGCTGAAGTAACTCCTCACTTAATCCACAACGAATTGATCGATGCTACTTTGGGTCTTCAAGGTTTCCAGGCTAGAAAAATTGCTTTCAACTTAGGTCTTGAAGGAAATGCGTTCAAAGAATTTACAAAATTCATCTCTTCTCTTTACAATGCTTATGTAGGAATTGATGCTTCTCTTTTCGAAATCAACCCGGTTTTGAAAACTTCTGATAACAAAATTATCGCTGTTGATGCTAAAGTAACTTTGGATGGTAACTCATTGTTCCGTCACAAAGATCTTGCTGAGTTAAGAGACACAAGAGAAGAAGATCCTTTGGATGTTGAAGCTGGTGAAGCTGGTCTTAACTTCGTAAAACTAGACGGTAACGTTGCTTGTATGGTAAACGGAGCTGGTCTTGCAATGGCGACTATGGATATCATCAAATTATCTGGTGGTAACCCTGCAAACTTCTTAGACGTTGGTGGTACTGCAGATGCTGCAAGAGTACAGACTGCTTTCGAAATCGTTTTGAGAGATCCAAACGTAAAAGCTATTTTGATTAACATCTTCGGAGGTATCGTAAGATGTGACAGAGTTGCTCAAGGTGTTGTAGATGCTTACAAAGCAATGGGAAGCCTTCCAGTTCCATTAATCGTAAGATTACAAGGTACTAATGCTGTAGAAGCTAAAAAATTAATTGACGAGTCTGGTCTTCCAGTACACTCTGCAATTACTTTAGAAGAAGCTGCAAACAAAGTAAAAGAAGTTTTAGCTTAA
- a CDS encoding oxygenase MpaB family protein, whose translation MEDHILQPRFKDFPHFKDFWTKGNGKQLIDFSGAEVSFKDFENFAPFFYHVDEVGDKVVKDVYFTKKYSEASREIEQYIRNGVSENDEVPESVKKLFSQTQKLPDWLDYNLIKAGAELCMRSNLDSLISLRDYCLIGGYDYAYLNKPLVATEALKKGAVKRLSETLDFWVNVTRYDALEIHKKGYEFAIKTRLIHSYARLSIKKHYKSWDTSNWGEPINSWDMMATYIGFSLVFLHSLHKFGNTFSEEEEKGLFHLWKYVGYLLGIPENLLPNDKKQATEYFYLWTSVQPSSDKDSVLLAHSLLNESLENPILKYKFQRKNLRYLHICCTWFLLDDEVCKRLQIPDVPFKKGFPITKKIINKIYDSTVSREARIKKGNKDQMKVLEDYLRITQNSNFH comes from the coding sequence ATGGAAGACCACATTTTACAGCCAAGATTTAAAGATTTTCCTCATTTCAAAGATTTTTGGACGAAAGGAAACGGAAAGCAATTAATTGATTTTTCCGGAGCAGAGGTGAGTTTCAAAGACTTCGAAAATTTCGCTCCTTTCTTTTATCATGTAGATGAAGTAGGGGATAAGGTTGTAAAAGATGTTTATTTTACTAAAAAATACAGCGAAGCATCACGAGAAATCGAGCAATATATCAGAAATGGAGTTTCAGAAAATGACGAAGTTCCCGAAAGTGTAAAAAAACTTTTTTCTCAAACGCAGAAACTTCCCGATTGGCTTGATTATAATTTAATAAAGGCAGGAGCCGAGCTATGTATGCGAAGCAATCTCGATTCTTTAATTTCGCTCAGAGATTACTGCTTAATTGGCGGTTATGATTATGCGTATCTCAACAAACCGTTGGTGGCAACCGAAGCTTTAAAAAAAGGTGCCGTAAAAAGACTTTCAGAAACATTAGATTTTTGGGTGAATGTAACAAGATACGACGCGCTGGAAATTCATAAAAAAGGCTACGAATTTGCTATAAAAACCAGACTTATCCATTCATACGCAAGACTTTCGATCAAAAAACATTACAAAAGTTGGGACACTTCAAATTGGGGCGAACCCATCAATTCATGGGATATGATGGCAACGTACATTGGTTTTAGTCTGGTTTTTCTGCACAGTCTTCATAAATTTGGCAATACTTTTTCAGAAGAGGAAGAGAAAGGTCTTTTCCACCTCTGGAAATACGTAGGATATCTACTCGGAATTCCCGAAAACCTTCTTCCCAACGATAAAAAACAGGCAACAGAATATTTCTATTTATGGACTTCCGTTCAGCCGTCTTCAGACAAAGATTCTGTTTTATTAGCACATTCTTTACTGAACGAATCTTTAGAAAACCCTATTTTAAAATATAAGTTTCAAAGAAAAAACCTGCGTTATCTGCACATTTGCTGTACTTGGTTTTTACTTGATGATGAAGTTTGCAAAAGACTTCAAATTCCTGACGTTCCTTTCAAAAAAGGGTTCCCTATTACTAAGAAGATTATCAACAAAATATACGATTCCACGGTAAGCCGTGAAGCAAGAATAAAAAAAGGAAATAAAGACCAAATGAAAGTGTTGGAAGATTATCTGAGAATTACCCAAAATTCAAATTTCCATTAA
- the recA gene encoding recombinase RecA, with protein sequence MSNIDDKKKALALVLEKLDKTYGKGTVMTLGDSEIDTTIEVIPSGSLGLDIALGVGGYPRGRIIEIYGPESSGKTTLTLHAIAEAQKAGGIAAFIDAEHAFDRGYAAKLGIDLENLIISQPDNGEQALEIADNLIRSGAIDIVVIDSVAALTPKAEIEGEMGDSKMGLHARLMSQALRKLTATINRTKCTVIFINQLREKIGVMFGNPETTTGGNALKFYASVRLDIRKASAPIKNGDEAIGSRVKVKVVKNKVAPPFKMAEFDIMYGEGVSKTGEILDTAVDMGIVKKSGSWFSYGETKLGQGRDAVRDLLKDNPELAEELENKVKEEIANKK encoded by the coding sequence ATGAGCAACATAGATGATAAGAAAAAAGCACTTGCTTTAGTGCTTGAAAAATTAGATAAGACTTACGGAAAGGGAACTGTAATGACTTTAGGAGATAGCGAAATCGATACAACGATTGAGGTTATTCCTTCAGGGTCATTAGGTTTAGACATCGCTTTGGGCGTTGGTGGATATCCAAGAGGAAGAATCATTGAGATCTACGGACCAGAATCTTCAGGTAAAACAACATTAACGCTTCATGCAATCGCTGAAGCTCAAAAAGCAGGCGGAATTGCTGCTTTTATTGATGCTGAGCATGCTTTCGACAGAGGATATGCTGCAAAATTGGGAATCGATTTAGAAAACCTAATCATTTCTCAACCAGACAACGGTGAACAGGCTTTAGAAATTGCTGATAATCTGATTCGTTCAGGAGCTATTGATATTGTCGTAATTGACTCAGTAGCTGCATTGACTCCAAAAGCAGAGATTGAAGGTGAAATGGGAGATTCTAAAATGGGTCTTCATGCAAGATTGATGTCTCAGGCTTTGAGAAAATTGACTGCAACGATTAACAGAACAAAATGTACCGTAATTTTCATCAACCAGTTGAGAGAAAAGATTGGTGTAATGTTCGGAAATCCTGAAACTACAACGGGTGGTAATGCATTGAAGTTTTACGCTTCTGTAAGATTAGACATCAGAAAAGCAAGTGCACCGATTAAAAATGGAGATGAAGCTATCGGTAGCCGTGTGAAAGTGAAAGTGGTGAAGAATAAGGTAGCTCCACCTTTCAAAATGGCAGAATTTGACATTATGTACGGTGAGGGTGTTTCTAAAACTGGCGAAATCTTAGATACTGCAGTTGATATGGGAATTGTGAAGAAAAGCGGTTCTTGGTTCAGCTATGGTGAAACTAAATTGGGTCAAGGTCGTGATGCGGTAAGAGATTTGTTGAAAGACAATCCTGAATTGGCAGAAGAACTTGAAAACAAAGTAAAAGAAGAAATTGCCAACAAAAAGTAA